The genomic interval CCGTCGACACCAGCTACAAGCGGGAGTTCGGCGCGCGCGAGCCGGTCCGGGTCGAGGATGCGAAGATCAACGCACGCTTCGCCGGGACGAATACGCTGGTTCTCCTGGTCGAGGGCGACGGGGAGGGGACGCTCGAGGAGCCAACGATCATGCGGGCCATCTACGCGCTCGAGCGGCGGCTCGAAGGCGAGCCGGGCGTGGGCAAGGCGCTCTCCTACGTGGACTTCGTACGCCAGATGCACCTCGCGCTGACGGCCGACCGATCTGACCATGGCGAGCTGCCCGGCACGCGGGCGCTGACGGCGCAGTACCTCTTCCTGTACTCGCTCTCGGGCGGGTCCGAGGACTTCGACACGCTCATCGACCCCGACCATCGGGCGGCCAAGGTGCGGCTCCTGATCCACGAGGACAGCACGTACTTCGGCCAGAAGCTGATCGCGGTGGCGCAGGACGTGGTGGCCAGGACGTTCCCGCCCGGCTACCGGGTCCGCTACACCGGCTCGCTCGCCTCCACCGCCGCGGCGACCGAGGTGATGGTGCACGGGAAGATCCGGAACATCCTGCAGATCGCGCTGATCACGTTCTGCATCGCCGCGCTCCTGCTGCGCTCCGTGACGGGCGGGCTGCTCGTCGCCACGCCGCTCGCGCTCACGGTCGCCGTCAACTTCGGCGTCATGGGCCTGCTCGGCATCCCGCTCGACACCGTGACGTCGATGATCTCGGCGATGGCGGTCGGCATCGGCGCCGACTACGCGGTGTACTTCCTCTTCCGGCTGCGCGAGGAGCTGGCGGGCGGCGCGGACCTCGACGCCGCGCTCGGGCGCGCGCTCACCACGTCCGGCAAGGCGGTGCTGTTCGTGTCGTCCGCGATCGCCGTCGGCTATGCGACGCTCTGCCTCTCGGGCTTC from Deltaproteobacteria bacterium carries:
- a CDS encoding RND transporter translates to RFYEEFERSGDAGEAIVASLGRVGPVMIAAGTIAALSFCSLVSFQTATIRTFGLFTGFGIPSALVIELTIIPAVRALLPAPRGREREREAAAHPWLDRMLRLAHRASRPTLARWVFGGCGVLVLLCVVLAARITVDTSYKREFGAREPVRVEDAKINARFAGTNTLVLLVEGDGEGTLEEPTIMRAIYALERRLEGEPGVGKALSYVDFVRQMHLALTADRSDHGELPGTRALTAQYLFLYSLSGGSEDFDTLIDPDHRAAKVRLLIHEDSTYFGQKLIAVAQDVVARTFPPGYRVRYTGSLASTAAATEVMVHGKIRNILQIALITFCIAALLLRSVTGGLLVATPLALTVAVNFGVMGLLGIPLDTVTSMISAMAVGIGADYAVYFLFRLREELAGGADLDAALGRALTTSGKAVLFVSSAIAVGYATLCLSGFGLHVQLGSLVALAMLVSSASALVLLPAIVARFRPAFLWSSALAAAEREEETAQAGEAWAEAEAAVV